From one Gemmobacter sp. genomic stretch:
- a CDS encoding ammonium transporter has protein sequence MTNFKNLLATGALSALSATAAALPARAQEAAAAAEPVMDKGDTAWMMISTILVLFMILPGLALFYGGLVRSKNMLSVLMQCTLITAMVIVIWVVYGYSFSFGGSTSAFFGGFGKLFLAGVTPDSMAATFSDEYVIPEFVFICFQMTFACITASLIVGGFAERIKFSAVMLFVALWVTFVYFPIAHMVWDANGLIFGWGALDFAGGTVVHINAGIAALVGAIVLGKRVGYGKDNMAPHSMTLTMVGASMLWVGWFGFNAGSNLESNGGAGLAMINTFTATAGAILAWVIVEGLLRGKASMLGAASGLVAGLVAVTPAAGLVGPIGAIVLGALASVVCYWFVAVAKHRFGYDDSLDVFGIHGVGGIIGAVGTGIFASDALGGIGYAEGVTMGAQVWIQIKGVLVTIVWSGIGSFILYKVVGAITGLRVKEDAEREGLDLTSHGERAYNL, from the coding sequence ATGACGAATTTCAAGAACCTTCTGGCCACGGGCGCGCTGTCGGCGCTGTCGGCCACCGCAGCGGCCCTGCCCGCCCGGGCCCAGGAAGCCGCCGCCGCGGCCGAGCCGGTGATGGACAAGGGCGATACCGCCTGGATGATGATTTCCACCATCCTGGTGCTGTTCATGATCCTGCCGGGTCTGGCGCTGTTCTACGGCGGCCTGGTGCGCAGCAAGAACATGCTGTCGGTGCTGATGCAGTGTACCCTGATCACCGCCATGGTGATCGTGATCTGGGTGGTCTACGGCTATTCTTTCTCGTTCGGCGGCTCGACCAGCGCCTTCTTCGGCGGCTTCGGCAAGCTGTTCCTGGCCGGCGTGACGCCGGACAGCATGGCGGCGACCTTCTCGGATGAATATGTCATCCCGGAATTCGTGTTCATCTGCTTCCAGATGACCTTCGCCTGCATCACCGCCTCGCTCATCGTCGGCGGCTTTGCCGAACGCATCAAGTTTTCGGCCGTGATGCTGTTCGTTGCCCTGTGGGTGACCTTCGTCTACTTCCCGATCGCCCATATGGTGTGGGATGCGAACGGCCTGATCTTCGGCTGGGGCGCGCTGGACTTTGCCGGCGGCACGGTGGTCCACATCAATGCCGGTATCGCCGCGCTGGTCGGTGCCATCGTGCTGGGCAAGCGCGTCGGCTACGGCAAGGACAACATGGCCCCGCATTCGATGACGCTGACCATGGTGGGCGCCTCGATGCTGTGGGTCGGCTGGTTCGGCTTCAACGCCGGATCCAACCTGGAATCGAACGGTGGCGCCGGTCTGGCGATGATCAACACCTTCACGGCCACCGCCGGCGCCATCCTGGCATGGGTCATCGTCGAAGGGCTGCTGCGTGGCAAGGCGTCGATGCTGGGGGCAGCCTCGGGTCTGGTGGCCGGTCTGGTCGCCGTGACCCCGGCCGCCGGCCTGGTCGGCCCGATCGGTGCCATCGTGCTGGGGGCCCTCGCGTCGGTCGTCTGCTACTGGTTCGTCGCCGTCGCCAAGCACAGGTTCGGCTATGACGACAGCCTGGACGTGTTCGGCATCCACGGCGTCGGCGGCATCATCGGCGCTGTCGGCACCGGCATCTTCGCCTCGGACGCGCTGGGTGGCATCGGCTATGCCGAAGGCGTCACCATGGGGGCGCAGGTCTGGATCCAGATCAAGGGCGTCCTTGTGACCATCGTCTGGAGCGGCATCGGTTCGTTCATCCTGTACAAGGTGGTCGGCGCCATCACCGGCCTGCGCGTCAAGGAAGATGCCGAACGCGAAGGTCTGGACCTGACCTCGCATGGCGAACGCGCCTACAACCTGTGA
- a CDS encoding P-II family nitrogen regulator, producing MKLIIAAIKPFKLEEVREALTAIGVRGMMVTEIKGFGTQSGHTEIYRGAEYAVNFVPKVKLELVVSDTMVDQVVDTIRTTATTGKIGDGKIFVLDVEGAVRVRTGETDDNAL from the coding sequence GTGAAACTCATCATAGCAGCGATCAAGCCGTTCAAGCTCGAGGAGGTGCGCGAGGCGCTCACCGCCATCGGCGTGCGCGGCATGATGGTGACCGAGATCAAGGGGTTCGGCACGCAATCGGGCCATACGGAAATCTACCGCGGCGCGGAATACGCGGTGAACTTCGTTCCCAAGGTGAAGCTGGAGCTGGTCGTCAGCGACACCATGGTGGACCAGGTGGTCGACACCATCCGCACCACCGCGACCACCGGCAAGATCGGTGATGGCAAGATCTTCGTGCTGGACGTCGAGGGCGCGGTGCGCGTGCGCACCGGCGAGACCGACGACAACGCCCTTTGA
- a CDS encoding PBP1A family penicillin-binding protein, which yields MAAKGSGKTPLVAVRRAGPARKAPPRAPAPKKAPRPPRRGGIVGFFAGIVRFFWRMIWGALWRVTAVVGVVLFAVTWFFQAQLPDLSALLDGRQRGSVTLLDHEGNVFAWRGETYGGQISATNVSKHLRNAVVATEDKRFYGHFGVSPRGIASAIRINLSEGRGPFQGNGGSTITQQVAKLLCLGVDYDPTRWKNEAEYEADCRKGSLVRKLKEVPYAIALEWKYSKDEILTIYLNRAYLGAGARGFEAAAQRYFGKSSRQVTPAESAMLAGLLVAPSYYAPTNSLKRAQDRATVIIGLMQDQGYLTRAEADAARKTPATLSPEATQRAGGFFADWVVDSAPSYLSRDTTEDVIIHTTLDQHLQKAAESAVAAVFETKLKAGSKAQAAVVVMSSDGAVRAMVGGRNIGAPGSFNRATMARRQTGSSFKPFVYAAALDMGYSPADFVDDSPLTIRVPGSGPWTPQNYTRDFDGLMTLTQALKESRNIPAVRVSEAVGRDAVRQVAEHFGIVSDLAQGPALALGVSEATLVEMTGAYAGILNGGSAVKPYGLIDLRLKGDKSPLITQAGGIGERVIQEDAARYLTWMMMQVIDNGTGTRAKLPGREAAGKTGTTQAARDAWFVGFTADYVAGVWMGYDDNTPLSGVTGGGLPAEIWKEVMVRVHDGLQARPLPVKVPEPRLPPTTAATASSEPVPQGAQPQPQPQPRGREPDLAEKIINEVLGTFLGGRW from the coding sequence ATGGCTGCTAAAGGATCAGGCAAGACGCCGCTGGTCGCGGTGCGGCGGGCTGGGCCCGCCCGCAAGGCGCCGCCGCGCGCACCCGCCCCGAAAAAGGCCCCCCGCCCGCCCCGGCGCGGCGGAATCGTCGGCTTTTTCGCCGGTATCGTGCGGTTCTTCTGGCGGATGATCTGGGGCGCGCTGTGGCGGGTCACCGCGGTTGTCGGGGTGGTGCTGTTTGCGGTCACCTGGTTTTTCCAGGCGCAACTGCCCGACCTTTCGGCCCTGCTGGACGGGCGCCAGCGCGGATCGGTGACGCTGCTTGACCATGAAGGCAATGTCTTCGCCTGGCGCGGCGAAACCTATGGCGGCCAGATTTCCGCCACCAACGTCTCCAAGCACCTGCGCAACGCGGTCGTCGCGACCGAGGACAAGCGGTTCTACGGCCATTTCGGCGTGTCGCCGCGCGGCATTGCCAGCGCCATCCGCATCAACCTGTCCGAAGGGCGCGGGCCGTTCCAGGGCAACGGCGGGTCCACCATTACCCAGCAGGTCGCCAAACTGCTGTGCCTAGGGGTCGACTACGACCCGACCCGCTGGAAGAACGAAGCGGAATACGAGGCGGACTGCCGCAAGGGCTCGCTGGTGCGCAAGCTCAAGGAAGTGCCCTATGCCATCGCGCTGGAGTGGAAATACTCCAAGGACGAGATCCTGACGATCTATCTCAACCGTGCCTATCTGGGGGCGGGTGCCCGCGGGTTCGAGGCGGCGGCGCAGCGCTATTTCGGCAAATCCTCGCGCCAGGTCACCCCGGCCGAGTCGGCGATGCTGGCCGGGCTGCTGGTCGCGCCATCGTATTACGCCCCCACCAACAGCCTGAAACGGGCGCAGGACCGCGCGACGGTCATCATCGGGCTGATGCAGGACCAGGGCTACCTGACCAGGGCCGAGGCCGACGCGGCCCGCAAGACCCCCGCCACCCTGTCACCCGAGGCGACCCAGCGCGCCGGCGGGTTCTTTGCCGATTGGGTGGTGGACAGCGCCCCCAGCTATCTGTCGCGCGATACGACCGAGGATGTGATCATCCACACCACGCTGGACCAGCACCTGCAAAAGGCCGCCGAAAGCGCGGTGGCGGCGGTGTTCGAAACCAAGCTGAAGGCGGGATCCAAGGCACAGGCGGCGGTTGTGGTGATGTCCTCGGACGGGGCGGTGCGGGCCATGGTCGGTGGGCGCAACATCGGCGCGCCGGGGTCGTTCAACCGCGCGACGATGGCACGGCGGCAGACCGGATCGTCGTTCAAGCCCTTTGTCTATGCGGCGGCGCTGGACATGGGCTATTCGCCGGCCGATTTCGTCGATGACAGCCCGCTGACCATTCGCGTGCCCGGATCCGGCCCCTGGACGCCGCAAAACTACACCCGTGATTTCGACGGGCTGATGACGCTGACCCAGGCGCTGAAGGAATCGCGCAACATCCCCGCCGTGCGTGTGTCCGAGGCTGTGGGCCGCGATGCGGTGCGCCAGGTGGCCGAACACTTCGGCATCGTGTCCGATCTGGCGCAGGGGCCAGCGCTGGCGCTTGGCGTGTCCGAGGCGACGCTGGTCGAGATGACGGGCGCCTATGCCGGCATCCTGAACGGCGGGTCGGCGGTGAAGCCCTATGGCCTGATCGACCTGCGGTTGAAGGGCGACAAGTCGCCGCTGATCACCCAGGCGGGCGGTATCGGCGAACGGGTGATCCAGGAAGATGCGGCGCGCTACCTGACCTGGATGATGATGCAGGTGATCGACAATGGCACCGGCACCCGCGCCAAACTGCCGGGCCGCGAAGCAGCGGGCAAGACGGGCACCACCCAGGCCGCCCGCGATGCCTGGTTCGTGGGCTTTACGGCAGACTATGTTGCCGGGGTCTGGATGGGCTACGATGACAACACCCCGTTGTCGGGCGTGACCGGCGGGGGACTGCCGGCCGAGATCTGGAAGGAGGTCATGGTGCGCGTTCACGATGGGCTTCAGGCCCGCCCGCTGCCGGTCAAGGTGCCCGAACCGCGCCTGCCGCCGACCACGGCTGCCACCGCCTCGTCCGAGCCGGTGCCGCAGGGCGCGCAACCCCAGCCGCAACCGCAGCCCCGCGGGCGCGAGCCCGATCTGGCCGAAAAGATCATCAACGAGGTGCTGGGCACCTTCCTTGGTGGGCGCTGGTAG
- a CDS encoding L-serine ammonia-lyase, whose protein sequence is MFLSVFEIFKVGIGPSSSHTMGPMVAGAQFLDRLRGLPFQAHGLRAVLHGSLAFTGIGHATDRATILGLAGFRPESYDHDRAEAALAAIRATGRIAVAGLGDLAFDPARDLVFDYGPALPGHANGMVLRALDPQGDVIFEETYYSIGGGFVLTAAEMAQSAAARPAAPVPWPFETAAQMLAMARRSGQSIAAMKRANECATRPAPEVEAGLRQLWQVMDACIDRGMQVEGILPGGLKVRRRARGIHQALLAERGRNLTAPHVINDWMSLYAMAVNEENAAGGQVVTAPTNGAAGVVPAVIRYWLDHVPGASHDRVGDFLLTAAAIGGLCKHNASISGAECGCQAEVGSAAAMAAAGLCAVLGGTPEQVENAAEIALEHHLGMTCDPVKGLVQVPCIERNGLGAIKAVSAASLALRGDGQHLVSLDACIETMRQTGRDMHEKYKETSLGGLAVNVPNC, encoded by the coding sequence ATGTTCCTGTCGGTGTTCGAGATTTTCAAGGTCGGGATCGGGCCGTCGTCCTCGCATACCATGGGGCCGATGGTGGCGGGCGCGCAGTTCCTGGACCGGCTGCGCGGCCTGCCGTTCCAGGCGCATGGCCTGCGCGCGGTGCTGCATGGCTCGCTGGCGTTTACCGGCATCGGCCATGCGACCGACCGGGCGACCATCCTGGGCCTGGCGGGCTTTCGCCCCGAAAGCTATGACCATGACCGGGCCGAGGCGGCGCTGGCCGCCATCCGGGCGACAGGGCGCATCGCGGTGGCGGGCCTGGGTGATCTTGCCTTCGATCCGGCGCGCGATCTGGTGTTCGACTATGGCCCCGCCTTGCCCGGCCATGCCAATGGCATGGTGCTGCGGGCGCTGGATCCCCAGGGCGACGTGATCTTCGAGGAAACCTATTATTCCATCGGCGGCGGCTTTGTGCTGACGGCGGCCGAGATGGCGCAATCCGCCGCCGCCCGCCCTGCCGCCCCCGTGCCATGGCCGTTCGAGACGGCGGCCCAGATGCTGGCCATGGCGCGCCGGTCGGGCCAGAGCATTGCCGCCATGAAACGCGCCAACGAATGCGCCACCCGCCCCGCGCCCGAGGTCGAGGCCGGTTTGCGCCAGTTGTGGCAGGTGATGGATGCCTGCATCGACCGTGGCATGCAGGTCGAAGGCATTCTGCCCGGCGGCCTGAAGGTGCGCCGCCGTGCGCGCGGCATCCATCAGGCGCTGTTGGCCGAACGCGGCCGCAACCTGACCGCGCCCCATGTCATCAACGACTGGATGAGCCTGTACGCCATGGCCGTGAACGAGGAGAACGCGGCCGGCGGGCAGGTGGTGACCGCCCCCACCAACGGCGCCGCCGGGGTGGTGCCCGCCGTAATCCGCTACTGGCTGGACCATGTGCCCGGCGCCTCGCACGACCGGGTGGGGGACTTCCTGTTGACGGCGGCGGCCATCGGCGGGTTGTGCAAGCACAATGCCTCGATCAGCGGGGCGGAATGCGGCTGCCAGGCCGAGGTCGGCAGCGCCGCCGCCATGGCCGCCGCCGGGCTGTGCGCCGTGCTGGGCGGCACGCCCGAACAGGTGGAGAACGCCGCCGAGATCGCGCTGGAACATCACCTTGGCATGACCTGCGATCCGGTCAAGGGGCTGGTTCAGGTGCCATGCATCGAACGCAACGGGCTGGGCGCGATCAAGGCGGTCTCGGCCGCTTCGCTGGCCCTGCGCGGCGATGGCCAGCATCTGGTCAGCCTGGATGCCTGTATCGAGACGATGCGCCAGACCGGCCGCGACATGCACGAGAAATACAAGGAAACCTCGTTGGGTGGCCTTGCCGTCAACGTGCCGAACTGCTGA
- a CDS encoding manganese-dependent inorganic pyrophosphatase: protein MTTLVFGHKSPDTDSTGSPIIWAWYLSEVLGTPAKPVLLGEPNTEAAFVLKHWDLAKPEIIADVTADDKVVIVDTNNPAELPPSINEAKIQGIIDHHMLVGGLKTKNPIDITIRPLACTATIMHDLIGDKLSAAPRGIKGAMLSCILSDTLEFRSPTTTPHDRAVAEKLAADLGVTIGDLATAMFEAKSDVSAFSDAELLRMDSKEYNVAGKELRVSVLETTAPKIVLDRKDSLMASMVDVAKEDGADQVLLFVVDILREEATLLVPNDLVKQLAEASFGCTVAGDTVVLPGIMSRKKQIIPALKL from the coding sequence ATGACCACGCTCGTTTTCGGCCACAAATCCCCCGACACCGATTCCACCGGCTCGCCCATCATCTGGGCCTGGTATCTGTCCGAAGTTCTGGGCACCCCGGCCAAACCCGTGCTGCTGGGAGAGCCGAACACCGAAGCGGCCTTCGTGCTGAAACACTGGGATCTGGCCAAGCCCGAGATCATCGCCGACGTGACCGCCGACGACAAGGTCGTCATCGTCGATACCAACAACCCCGCCGAGCTGCCCCCTTCGATCAACGAAGCGAAGATCCAGGGCATCATCGACCACCACATGCTGGTCGGCGGGCTGAAGACCAAGAACCCCATCGACATCACCATCCGCCCGCTGGCCTGCACCGCAACCATCATGCACGACCTGATCGGCGACAAGCTGTCGGCCGCGCCGCGCGGCATCAAGGGCGCGATGCTGTCGTGCATCCTGTCCGACACGCTGGAATTCCGGTCGCCCACCACCACGCCGCATGACCGCGCCGTGGCGGAGAAACTGGCCGCCGACCTGGGCGTGACCATCGGCGATCTGGCCACCGCGATGTTCGAGGCGAAGTCGGACGTGTCCGCCTTTTCGGATGCCGAGCTGCTGCGGATGGACAGCAAGGAATACAACGTCGCCGGCAAGGAACTGCGCGTCAGCGTGCTGGAAACCACCGCGCCCAAGATCGTGCTGGACCGCAAGGACAGCCTGATGGCCAGCATGGTCGATGTCGCCAAGGAAGACGGCGCCGATCAGGTGCTGCTGTTCGTGGTCGACATCCTGCGCGAGGAAGCCACCCTGCTGGTGCCGAACGATCTGGTCAAGCAACTGGCCGAAGCCAGCTTTGGCTGCACCGTGGCGGGCGATACCGTCGTGCTGCCGGGCATCATGAGCCGCAAGAAGCAGATCATCCCGGCGCTCAAGCTGTGA
- the dnaA gene encoding chromosomal replication initiator protein DnaA: protein MTEETWGQVREELIKRVGRNNYLTWIEPLRFADLSDGVARFTVPTNFHGDWVARNFGEHIRRELMNSGAPVARVEFAVARQVVRPANGPARPAAAPVAAAPAAQPQPRPADDGELASAPLDARFTFDTFVVGKPNQLAHAAARRVAEGGPVSFNPLFLYGGVGLGKTHLMHAIAHEITARNPDARVLYLSAEQFMYRFVQALRDKQIMSFKELFRSVDVLMVDDVQFIAGKDSTQEEFFHTFNALVDQNRQIVISADRAPGEIKGLEERIASRLQCGLIVDLHPTDYELRLGILQQKADFYRGQYPGLKIAAGVLEFLAHRITSNVRVLEGALTRLFAFASLVGREITLELAQDCLADILRASDRKVTIEEIQRKVAEHYNIRLSDMIGPKRLRAVARPRQVAMYLSKQLTSRSLPEIGRRFGGRDHTTIMHGCKKIEELMATDSQLADDLQMLRRLLEG, encoded by the coding sequence ATGACCGAAGAGACGTGGGGGCAGGTGCGTGAAGAGCTTATCAAGCGGGTGGGCCGCAACAATTACCTGACCTGGATCGAGCCCCTGCGGTTTGCCGACCTGTCCGACGGGGTCGCACGGTTTACCGTACCGACCAACTTTCACGGCGACTGGGTGGCGCGCAACTTTGGCGAACATATCCGGCGCGAACTGATGAATTCCGGCGCCCCGGTGGCGCGGGTGGAATTTGCCGTGGCCCGGCAGGTGGTCCGCCCGGCGAATGGGCCCGCGCGCCCGGCCGCTGCCCCGGTGGCCGCCGCCCCCGCCGCGCAACCGCAACCGCGCCCTGCCGATGATGGCGAGCTGGCCAGCGCCCCCCTGGACGCCCGCTTCACCTTTGACACCTTCGTGGTCGGCAAGCCCAACCAGCTGGCCCATGCCGCCGCGCGCCGCGTGGCCGAAGGCGGGCCGGTCAGCTTCAATCCGCTGTTCCTGTATGGCGGCGTGGGCCTGGGCAAGACCCACCTGATGCACGCCATCGCGCATGAGATCACCGCCCGCAACCCCGACGCCCGGGTGCTGTATCTGTCGGCCGAACAGTTCATGTACCGCTTTGTCCAGGCGCTGCGCGACAAGCAGATCATGTCGTTCAAGGAACTGTTCCGCTCGGTCGACGTGCTGATGGTGGACGATGTGCAGTTCATCGCCGGCAAGGACAGCACGCAGGAAGAATTCTTCCACACCTTCAATGCCCTGGTGGACCAGAACCGCCAGATCGTGATTTCCGCCGACCGCGCCCCGGGTGAAATCAAGGGGCTGGAGGAACGCATCGCCAGCCGCCTGCAATGCGGGCTGATCGTCGACCTGCACCCGACCGATTACGAACTGCGCCTTGGCATCCTGCAACAGAAGGCCGATTTCTACCGCGGCCAGTATCCGGGGCTGAAGATCGCCGCCGGCGTGCTGGAATTCCTGGCGCATCGCATCACCTCGAACGTCCGGGTGCTGGAAGGCGCGCTGACGCGGCTGTTTGCCTTTGCCTCGCTGGTGGGGCGCGAAATCACGCTGGAACTGGCGCAGGATTGCCTGGCCGACATCCTGCGCGCCAGCGACCGCAAGGTCACGATCGAGGAAATCCAGCGCAAGGTGGCAGAGCATTACAACATCCGCCTGTCCGACATGATCGGGCCGAAACGCCTGCGCGCCGTCGCCCGGCCGCGTCAGGTGGCGATGTATCTGTCCAAGCAGCTGACCTCGCGCAGCCTGCCGGAAATCGGTCGCCGCTTTGGCGGGCGCGACCACACGACCATCATGCACGGCTGCAAGAAGATCGAGGAACTGATGGCAACCGACAGCCAGCTGGCCGACGACCTGCAAATGCTGCGCCGCCTGCTGGAGGGCTAG
- the rpsT gene encoding 30S ribosomal protein S20: MANTTQSEKRARQSEARYAVNKARRSRIRTYLRKVEEAIASGNADAAKAALLAVQPELMRGVTKGVMHKNTASRKMSRLAARVKAVGTATA, from the coding sequence ATGGCCAACACCACCCAGTCCGAAAAACGCGCCCGCCAGTCCGAAGCCCGCTATGCGGTCAACAAGGCGCGCCGCTCGCGCATCCGCACCTACCTGCGCAAGGTCGAAGAAGCGATCGCCTCGGGCAATGCCGATGCGGCCAAGGCGGCACTGCTGGCTGTCCAGCCGGAACTGATGCGTGGCGTGACCAAGGGCGTCATGCACAAGAACACCGCGTCGCGCAAAATGTCGCGCCTTGCGGCCCGCGTGAAAGCCGTCGGCACCGCCACGGCCTGA
- a CDS encoding enoyl-CoA hydratase, whose product MAYETIIVEIEDYVAVVRLNRPEALNALNGKLLGELAEALGALDANDKVRCIVLTGSDKAFAAGADIKEMSEKSFVEMFTQDFFTPETEAMLRVRKPIVAAVAGYALGGGCELAMMCDFIICADNAKFGQPEINLGVVAGIGGTQRLTRFVGKSKAMDMHLTGRFMDAAEAERSGLVSRVVPLKDLMKETMTAARKIAEKSQIAVMVVKESVNRSYETTLREGILFERRVFHSLFASEDQKEGMAAFMEKRTAQFRDK is encoded by the coding sequence ATGGCCTACGAGACGATCATCGTCGAGATCGAGGATTACGTCGCCGTCGTGCGGCTGAACCGGCCCGAGGCGCTGAACGCGCTGAACGGCAAGCTGCTGGGCGAACTGGCCGAGGCGCTGGGGGCGCTGGATGCCAACGACAAGGTGCGCTGCATCGTTCTGACGGGATCGGACAAGGCCTTTGCCGCCGGAGCCGACATCAAGGAAATGTCGGAAAAATCCTTTGTCGAGATGTTCACGCAGGATTTCTTCACGCCGGAAACCGAAGCCATGCTGCGCGTGCGCAAGCCCATCGTGGCCGCCGTGGCCGGCTATGCCTTGGGCGGTGGCTGCGAACTGGCGATGATGTGCGATTTCATCATCTGCGCCGACAATGCCAAATTCGGCCAGCCGGAAATCAACCTGGGCGTGGTGGCCGGCATCGGCGGCACCCAGCGGCTGACCCGCTTTGTCGGCAAGTCCAAGGCAATGGACATGCACCTGACCGGCCGCTTCATGGATGCGGCCGAGGCGGAACGCTCGGGCCTGGTGTCGCGCGTGGTGCCGCTGAAGGATCTGATGAAGGAAACCATGACCGCCGCCCGCAAGATCGCCGAGAAATCGCAGATCGCGGTGATGGTGGTCAAGGAATCGGTCAACCGCAGCTATGAAACCACGCTGCGCGAAGGCATCCTGTTCGAACGCCGGGTGTTCCATTCGCTGTTCGCCAGCGAGGACCAGAAGGAAGGCATGGCCGCCTTCATGGAAAAGCGCACCGCGCAGTTCCGCGACAAGTAA
- the mutM gene encoding bifunctional DNA-formamidopyrimidine glycosylase/DNA-(apurinic or apyrimidinic site) lyase: MPELPEVETVRRGLLPLMEGAIIATADIRRPDLRWPLPARMAERLTGQRVQALRRRSKYILADLAGGETLLIHLGMSGRMLIAPPGAAAQQLGEFVHAHGGIGKHDHIVLDMDNGARITFNDARRFGMMDLLPTETAETHPLLAGLGPEPFGNGFSESWLAARLAGRSTPVKAALLDQSNIAGLGNIYVCEVLFRARIHPATLARDLTPAQVAGLVPLIRDVLAEAIEAGGSSLRDYRQADGELGYFQHNFRVYGREGQPCVTPGCNGTVSRLVQSGRSSFFCPVCQR; encoded by the coding sequence ATGCCCGAACTGCCCGAGGTTGAAACCGTCCGCCGCGGCCTGCTGCCGCTGATGGAAGGTGCCATCATTGCCACCGCCGACATCCGCCGCCCCGACCTGCGCTGGCCGCTGCCCGCGCGCATGGCCGAACGGCTGACCGGGCAACGCGTGCAGGCGCTGCGGCGGCGGTCGAAATACATCCTGGCCGATCTGGCAGGGGGCGAAACCCTGCTGATCCATCTGGGCATGTCGGGGCGGATGCTGATTGCCCCGCCCGGCGCTGCCGCGCAGCAGCTGGGCGAATTCGTCCATGCCCATGGCGGCATCGGCAAGCATGATCACATCGTGCTGGACATGGATAACGGCGCCCGCATCACCTTCAACGATGCGCGGCGGTTCGGAATGATGGATCTGCTGCCGACCGAGACGGCGGAAACCCATCCCCTGCTGGCCGGTCTGGGGCCCGAACCCTTTGGCAACGGGTTTTCCGAAAGCTGGCTGGCGGCCCGGCTGGCCGGGCGGAGCACGCCCGTCAAGGCGGCGCTGCTGGACCAGTCGAACATCGCGGGCCTTGGCAACATCTATGTCTGCGAGGTGCTGTTCCGCGCCCGCATCCACCCTGCCACGCTGGCCCGCGACCTGACGCCCGCGCAGGTGGCCGGGCTTGTCCCCCTGATCCGCGACGTGCTGGCCGAGGCGATCGAGGCAGGTGGTTCCAGCTTGCGCGATTATCGGCAGGCCGATGGCGAACTGGGCTATTTCCAGCACAACTTCCGCGTCTACGGCCGCGAAGGCCAGCCCTGCGTCACGCCGGGATGCAACGGAACCGTTTCGCGCCTGGTGCAATCGGGGCGATCCTCGTTCTTCTGCCCTGTCTGCCAGAGATGA
- the ubiE gene encoding bifunctional demethylmenaquinone methyltransferase/2-methoxy-6-polyprenyl-1,4-benzoquinol methylase UbiE, producing MTGESNATTHFGFRDVPESEKAGMVHGVFTSVASKYDVMNDLMSMGIHRIWKDAMMDWLAPRPGQRLLDVAGGTGDVAFRFLGRARDTSAVVCDMTESMLIEGRQRAEAGAMAERLDWVVGDAMALPFADSSFDVYTISFGIRNVVRIDEALREAYRVLRPGGRLMVLEFSRIPNDLMQWAYDRYSFNVIPAMGQAVTGDRDSYQYLVESIRKFPDQETFATMIRAAGFGQVKYRNLTMGIAALHSGWKI from the coding sequence ATGACTGGTGAGAGCAACGCGACGACGCATTTCGGGTTCCGCGATGTGCCGGAATCGGAAAAGGCCGGCATGGTGCATGGGGTGTTCACCTCGGTCGCCTCGAAATACGACGTGATGAACGACCTGATGAGCATGGGGATCCACCGCATCTGGAAAGACGCGATGATGGATTGGCTGGCCCCGCGCCCCGGTCAACGCCTGCTGGACGTGGCGGGCGGCACGGGCGATGTGGCCTTCCGCTTTCTGGGCCGGGCGCGCGATACCAGCGCCGTGGTCTGCGACATGACCGAATCCATGCTGATCGAAGGCCGCCAGCGGGCCGAGGCCGGCGCCATGGCCGAACGGCTGGACTGGGTGGTCGGCGATGCCATGGCGCTGCCCTTTGCCGACAGCAGCTTCGATGTCTACACGATCAGCTTCGGCATCCGTAACGTGGTGCGCATCGACGAGGCGCTGCGCGAGGCCTACCGCGTGCTGCGCCCGGGCGGGCGGCTGATGGTGCTGGAATTTTCCCGCATTCCCAACGATCTGATGCAATGGGCCTATGACCGCTATTCCTTCAACGTCATTCCGGCGATGGGGCAGGCGGTGACGGGCGACCGCGACAGCTACCAGTATCTGGTCGAATCCATCCGCAAGTTCCCCGATCAGGAAACCTTTGCCACCATGATCCGCGCGGCCGGGTTCGGGCAGGTGAAATACCGCAACCTGACCATGGGCATCGCCGCCCTGCATTCCGGCTGGAAGATCTGA